The nucleotide sequence GCGTGCTGACAAGAGTGGTGCTCAAGTGGCGCTTATTCTTGGCGAAGATGAATTAGCTGCAGGTAAGGTAGCGCTTAAGTCGCTGCGTACCAATGACATGCAACAACTGATTGATAGAAGTCAATTAGCTCAGGTGTTAACCGGTCTGATTTAATAAATAAAGAATAAAAACGTAGGGGATGCGCGTGGAAATTTATAGCTCAGAAGAACAACAAGTCGACGCAATCAAACAGTTTTGGACAGACTATGGCACCTCCATTTTATTAGGTGCTGTGGTGGGCTTAGGAGGCTTATATGGTTGGAACTATTACTCTGACCAGCAATTACAAGCCGCTGAAACTGCTTCAGAACATTACCAAGCTTTAGTGGTAGATCAAGCCCATAGCGCAGCTTTCATTACCAAGGCAGCGCAGTACTCGCAAGAGACTAATCAAGTGGGTTATCAGGCCATGATGGACCTGATGTTAGCTAAAGCTGCCGTTGAAGCTGGTAAGTTTAGCGAAGCAGAAACTGCGTTAAAGCAAGTGATTGCTGATAAGCCTGGCGCTGGTTTGGACATGATAGCGACTATCCGTCTGGCTCGCATCCAAGCGCAGCAAGAGCAATATGCTGTGGCCTTAACCACGTTAGAGCAAGTGACAGATTCAGCTTTTGCTGCTCAACGTGATGAATTAAAAGGTGATTTTCTGGTGCGCCAAGGGGAGCTGGATAAAGCTCGCTTAGCTTATCAAGCGGCCGCGGATGTTGGCGGTTTGAATGCTAGCCCAGTACTGCAAATGAAAATTGATAACCTCAATAAGGCATAAGGAAAAGGCCGATGACATCCTGGTGTAAAACCCTATTGGCAGCCGCTATGGCAGCCTCATTACTGACAGCATGCGCGTCTAGTGATGTAGAAGAAGAGCCCGTTAGCGAACTGACAGAGATTAATGCCACTGTCTTTCCAACCATTAGTTGGAGTGCCAATGTTGGCGATGGCGTCGGGGCGTTTTACTCCCAACTTCAACCTGCTGCAGGTTACGGTAAAGTTTTTGTCGCTGACAGAAACGGCATAGTGATCGCATTTGATGAAAACACAGGTCAAGAAGTTTGGACTCAGGATTTCACTCAGGCCTTTAACGATAAGCCGTTAGTGAAAAACAAAGGTGCACGCTTATCCGCTGGTATTACCGCCGCGCGCGATAAAGTGTTTATCGGCAGTGAGTCTGGCTACTTAGGCGCGCTCAATGCTGAAACTGGCGCGGTTGAGTGGTATGCCGAGACCGATGGCGAATTAATGTCAAAGCCTACTGTCGCTGAAGATGTGGTGGTGGTGAATACTGGCTCTGGCGCTTTACAAGCCTTTGAAGTGGCAACCGGTAAAGACTTATGGCGTTTTGAAACCAATTTACCGGCGTTAACGCTGCGCGGTACAGGTTCTGCGTCTTATGAAGCCGGTGGTTTCTTTGTGGGTACTGCTGATGGCAAAGTTGCCGTCGTAGTTAAAGCCAATGGTCAACCTGCGTGGGAACAAGCTGTGTTCTCACCAAAAGGTGGCAACGAATTTACTCGTATGGCCGACGTAGATATGACGCCGCTAATTTTGGGCGATAATCTTTACGCAGTCAGTTATAATGGCAACCTAGTGTCGATGGAGCTACGTTCAGGCCGTGTGGTTTGGGCGCGCAAATACTCTAGTTTCCATAATTTAGCGAGCAGCGGCTTACAGTTATATTTAGTTGATGACAGCAGCCGTGTGTATTCGGTTGACCGTCGCAATGGCCTTGAAAGCTGGAGCAATTCAGAATTAACTCATCGCGAATTAACTGCTCCGGTAGTGTTTGGCGATTACTTAGTGGTTGGTGACTTTGAAGGTTACCTGCACTTTTTGGACCGTGCTAACGGCAAGATCGTTGGCCGTATCTTGATTGATGACGATGGACTGTACAGTCAACCTACTGTGGTTGGCGACAAATTATACGTACAGGGTCGCAGTGGTAAAATTGCGGCCGTAACACTTCCATAAATCAAAGCGTATTTTGATAAAGCCCCTGGAAGTTTTCCGGGGGTTTTTTATTGAAGAAAATAATGAGGCAAGAACATGATTCCTGTAGTGGCACTGGTAGGCCGTCCCAATGTGGGCAAGTCAACCCTATTTAACCGTCTGACTCGCACCCGGGATGCGCTAGTGGCTGACTTCCCTGGTCTGACTCGCGATCGGAAATATGGCCGCGCTTACCTGTCAGGTTACGAGTTTATCGTGGTTGATACTGGTGGTATTGATGGTACTGAAGAAGGCATCGAAACCAAAATGGCTGAGCAATCACTTGCCGCCATTGAAGAAGCCGATGTTGTACTGTTTTTGTGTGATGCTCGCGCTGGCTTAACGGCTGCCGATATTGGTATTGCTCAGCATTTACGTAGCCGTCAAAAAGTAACTTTCGTGGTTGCTAACAAAGTTGATGGTATTGATGCTGATTCTGCGTGTGCTGAGTTCTGGGCATTAGGCCTAGGCGAAGTGTATCACATGGCGGCTGCCCAAGGCCGCGGTGTGACTAACATGATTGAATACTCACTGGCGCCTTATGCAGAAGCCATGGGCATTGTTCGTGATGAAGATTCAGAAGAACAAGCTAATGAGCGTTTCTACACTGAAGAAGAAGCGGAAGCTGAGCAGGCTAAACTGCAAGATTTACCGATTAAGCTTGCCATTATTGGTAAGCCTAACGTAGGTAAGTCGACGCTGACCAACCGTATTCTCGGTGAAGAGCGTGTGGTGGTGTACGATGAGCCAGGTACCACTCGTGACAGTATTTACATTCCTTTGGCACGTGATGATCGTGAATACATTATTATCGATACCGCTGGGGTTCGACGTCGCAGTAAGGTGCATGAAACCATTGAGAAGTTCTCAGTGATCAAGACCTTGAAAGCGGTAGAAGATGCCAACGTAGTATTATTAGTGATTGATGCGCGCGAAGGTATTGCTGAGCAAGACTTAGGCTTATTAGGTTTCGTCCTGAACGCTGGTCGCGCCTTAGTGATTGCCATCAACAAGTGGGATGGTATTGATCAAAATATCAAAGAGCGCGTTAAAACTGAATTGGATAGACGCTTAGGCTTTATCGATTTTGCGCGTATTCACTTTATTTCGGCGTTACATGGCACCGGCGTTGGTCATTTATTTGAATCCATCAACGAAGCCTATGACAGTGCGACTAAGCGTGTCGGTACCGCTATGCTGACCCGTATCATGCAAATGGCGCAAGATGATCACCAACCACCTATGGTTAACAGTCGTCGCGTTAAGCTGAAATATGCTCACGCCGGTGGTTATAACCCACCAATCGTGGTTATCCATGGTAATCAGGTCAACAAGTTACCTGATTCTTACAAGCGCTATATGATGAACTACTATCGTCGTTCATTGAAAGTGGTGGGTACCCCAATTCAATTGCGTTTCCACGAAGGTGCGAACCCATTTGAAGGCAAGATTGATAAGTTAACCATGAGCCAAGAGCGTCGTCGTAAGCGTACTTTGTCGATGATCAAAAACAAGAAAAGCTAAGTCATAGACTTAATCAGTTTTACTTGTGCATTAAGGTGGGTCTAGCAATAGAGCCACCTTTTTTTTATGGGTGATTTTCGGGGCGGCAATCTTTTCACGCTTTACAGCGAGTACTTATCTATTCATTTACTTATCTATTTATGGTTATGCCTATGGCGTAAGCTTGAACCCGCTATAGTGTCCTAGTAGATGAGCTATGCGTGGGCGAAAGGTCAGTGCGTGACTTACCTAATTCATGTGAGTATTCCCTGATGATATTTTGCCCGTGAGAAATATCTGAATCAACGGCTTTGACTCGTGAGCTTTTATTCATTCTTGAACAAGAGAACTCGGACGAGTCAGGTTAATGCTTATTGCTTGCGTCGATACTAACGACTAACGACTAACGGCTTACAGTTTTGTGCTTAATGATTTGTGCTGATGCTAAGTGCTGAAGGATCCCCTCATAAATCGGCCATAGCATAGCCATATTTGAGTAACTGATTGGCGAATAATACCCACGCCGCCAGCAATTCTTTCTCCGTGATTTGATAATCAGGCCGCCTGAGTACCTCCAATCCCAAGCGAATCGTTGAGAGTACCGTTCGATGCCCAATGGTATTGGCCTGAAAATGCTTATCCCAGCCCTGTTGCTGTGCATGTAAACCAACTAGCCACAACAGGCATTGAACCATTAACGCAATCAGTAGGATGATGTCGAATCGCTCTGGACTGTTGGTACGACTTTGGCGTAAGCCAAAGCCTGAGGTCACGAAAGGTTTCCTCTATTTGCATACGTTTGGCGTACAGGTTTACCAGCTGTTTTGGGCTGCGAGATTCTGGTGGTAAGTTGCTGGCTAACACCCAAGGTTCTCTCGCCGCTGTTGAGTACGTTTTTGCTGATGGATGGTGGCAATTCGTCCTGGTTGAACGCTGATTTGTACGGCCCTTAGGTTTGCTACGATACAGCGTGAGATGGCAATTGATAGGGTTAGTTTTGGTCAAGGTCTTACAACCCAGGCTCTTCGCTTGACCGTTGGCCAAGTCATGTGTACTGCGCACTGCACGCCAATTTTCGGCACCAATATCTGCAAATTGAACTGTACCGCGAATACGGCTTAGCCAAAACCAACCATGTGCCTCAACCTCTTTGTACCAAGGCACTTTGAACCCCGCGTCAGTCACGATGAGAGGGTTACCAGAACAGATAAGGCTGGCATGCCATTGGTAGACCGCTAACCGCTCTTGATGCAGATGCGTGTTGCCGAGCAAACGATCAATGCGCTTGATGTTGTGCTTGGTTCGAGCCGTGGTTGGTAAATTTCGACCTAACTCAGTCAAGGTCAGTGTCTTACATTCAATCAGTGCCTTAGAGGCCAGCATCAAACTGTTTAATCGTTTTAGGTGAAGTTCTGGGCAGTATTGGTGTAAAGAATGTTGTAGGATATTGGCTTCGCGCATCTTGTTGTCCAAGTGTAGTTTTTGACGAAACCATTTGATCATGCAACAAGATGCGCTTCCACCCTAATTTGATGATTTATTTGTAAATTATCAGGGGATTCCTCAGTGCTAAGTGTTGAGCACGACTCAGTTATGGGGTAATGCTTAAAGCATGTGGGTATTACAGGCATAAAAAAAGCGCCCAATGGGCTAATGCCGATCAGTTAAGACAGATCGCTTGACGATCTCACTGAAAGGATCAAAATCCGATGACCCCATGTCATCGGATTTTTTTATGCAACTTTCAGAAGCTTTGGCGCGTACTCATATCAATCGCCATACCGAATTCACCTGTCTGGCCGATGTGCTTGAGCCTGATTTAATTCAGTCGTGCCTTGATTCACATGGTGTTGCCAGTTTACGGCGACGTAAGTTACCTATGGATGCCATGATTTGGGCGGTGATTGGTATGGCTCTGTTCAGAGGCGAGTCCGTCCGCTCTCTCATCAATAAGCTTGATATCGTCTTACCTCAAGAGGTGGATTACGTGGCTCGCAGCGCTGTCACGCAAGCGCGCAAGCGCCTGGGCTCTGACGTTATTCAGGATGTGTTTAAGCGAAGTGCCAAGACCTGGCATGAGAGAGCAGAGCATCCACATTGGTGTGGACTCAACCTCTACGGTGTCGATGGTGTCGTGTGGCGAACACCTGATAGTGAGCAAAACAATCAGGCCTTTGCCAAAACCGCCAACGCTGCTGGTGATGCTGCCTATCCTCAAATTCGTATGGTTTGCATGATGGAATTAAGCAGTCACTTGGTATTGAACAGTGCCTTTGATTCTGTTGCTGTCAGTGAAATGAATTTAGCCGCCGAACTGATATCCAGCATACCCAATAACAGCCTAACTCTGTTTGATAGAGGCTTCTATTCGTTGGGGCTTTTGCACGCCTGGCAACAGGCTCAACCTAACAGCCACTGGCTGCTGCCGTTGAAGAAAGGCACACAATATGAAGTGATACGCTCTTTAGGAAAACACGACCAATTGGTGCAGTTAACCACCACACCTCAAGCCAGAAAGAAGTGGCCTATGCTGCCTGACAATATTGAAGCTCGCTTACTGACGAAGACGGTAAAAGGTAAGTTGGTTGCCATTTTGACCTCATTAACTGACCCCTTGCGTTATCCAGGGGCTGAGATAGTGGATTTATATGCCCATCGATGGGAGATAGAAGTGGGCTATCGGGAGATGAAGCAGCATCTGCTGGAGAGTCGCTTTACGTTACGCAGTCAATTACCTGAGCTGGTTATCCAAGAATTGTGGGGGGTACTGTTGGCCTATAACCTCATCAGATACAAGATGGTGTTGATGGCTAAAAGCTTACCGTCGTTACATCTGAACCAATTGAGCTTTAGAGATGCGTCGAGTTATATCATTTTAAAACTGACTCAGCTGTCATCTCAAACGCCAGGGAATGTCCCGAGAGATGTCTTGGACATAGTGCGTAATGCGAGACAGTTCAAGCTTGATGGGAAACGGGATAGAGCCTATCCACGTGCGTTAAAAATGAGTAAAAACAAGTATCCCATTAAGCCTAAGAAAAATGCCGCTCACACTAAGTGAACGGCATTACCCAATGGGCGCTTAATTAACAGGGGATATTATGCAAAGGCCAGGAAAGGCGAGATACATAACAAGATACCTGTAGCGATAATCACGTATAAGCCTACACCTTTGTACTTGTGCAGTGCTGGCACTTGGTACACTAAGTAAGCTGGGATTAAACAGCCAACCATACCGAAGATTGGGCTACAAATCGAGGTGAAGCTCAGTACTGGGGCGTTAAGAACAATTGCGCTCCAAGACAGTAAGATAGTGAAGATCATGATGCCGTAGCCCACTTTCTTGCTATCAATCTTATCTTCTGGCATTACGCGGCGCAGTACGTTCATGGCTAAGCCTTGACATGCTTCACGGAAACCTAAGTACACACCAAAGTAGGCGGTCATTACTGCGAAGATGTTTAAGGTTAAGCTTAACAGTTTCAGAGTTGGGCCTGGTACACCTTGGGCAACCATAGCTAAGGCTGAAATGTTTTCTTCAGAGGCTTTAACCGCTTGGTCATGACCCATGGCTAAGGTAAATGATACTGCGTAGAAGAATACCACTACGAATAAGATACCAAAGGCGATGTTCATGGCACGCATAGCTTTAAAGCGAGCGACTTCAATCGACTTTTCCCGTGAGCGATATGAAATCACCATAGGGCTTAAGCTTTGAATGAATAAGATAGAGGTCAAGGTAAATGGCAGCATGATGATGGCATCTTTCATCCAATCGCCAGCGGCTGGAATGGTACCTATGTTATTCATGTCCCACTTATCAACCATCATCAGACCTAATAAAGCCACTACGCCTAATTTGGTCAGTACCAT is from Shewanella sp. SNU WT4 and encodes:
- the bamB gene encoding outer membrane protein assembly factor BamB, producing the protein MTSWCKTLLAAAMAASLLTACASSDVEEEPVSELTEINATVFPTISWSANVGDGVGAFYSQLQPAAGYGKVFVADRNGIVIAFDENTGQEVWTQDFTQAFNDKPLVKNKGARLSAGITAARDKVFIGSESGYLGALNAETGAVEWYAETDGELMSKPTVAEDVVVVNTGSGALQAFEVATGKDLWRFETNLPALTLRGTGSASYEAGGFFVGTADGKVAVVVKANGQPAWEQAVFSPKGGNEFTRMADVDMTPLILGDNLYAVSYNGNLVSMELRSGRVVWARKYSSFHNLASSGLQLYLVDDSSRVYSVDRRNGLESWSNSELTHRELTAPVVFGDYLVVGDFEGYLHFLDRANGKIVGRILIDDDGLYSQPTVVGDKLYVQGRSGKIAAVTLP
- a CDS encoding tetratricopeptide repeat protein; amino-acid sequence: MEIYSSEEQQVDAIKQFWTDYGTSILLGAVVGLGGLYGWNYYSDQQLQAAETASEHYQALVVDQAHSAAFITKAAQYSQETNQVGYQAMMDLMLAKAAVEAGKFSEAETALKQVIADKPGAGLDMIATIRLARIQAQQEQYAVALTTLEQVTDSAFAAQRDELKGDFLVRQGELDKARLAYQAAADVGGLNASPVLQMKIDNLNKA
- a CDS encoding IS4 family transposase: MQLSEALARTHINRHTEFTCLADVLEPDLIQSCLDSHGVASLRRRKLPMDAMIWAVIGMALFRGESVRSLINKLDIVLPQEVDYVARSAVTQARKRLGSDVIQDVFKRSAKTWHERAEHPHWCGLNLYGVDGVVWRTPDSEQNNQAFAKTANAAGDAAYPQIRMVCMMELSSHLVLNSAFDSVAVSEMNLAAELISSIPNNSLTLFDRGFYSLGLLHAWQQAQPNSHWLLPLKKGTQYEVIRSLGKHDQLVQLTTTPQARKKWPMLPDNIEARLLTKTVKGKLVAILTSLTDPLRYPGAEIVDLYAHRWEIEVGYREMKQHLLESRFTLRSQLPELVIQELWGVLLAYNLIRYKMVLMAKSLPSLHLNQLSFRDASSYIILKLTQLSSQTPGNVPRDVLDIVRNARQFKLDGKRDRAYPRALKMSKNKYPIKPKKNAAHTK
- a CDS encoding amino acid permease yields the protein MKPQTTTARPQEISRQDTAAWKEATRFDSTDWGWIIMSIGMAIGAGIVFLPVQVGLMGLWVFLLSAVIGYPAMYMFQRLFINTLAESKECQDYPSVISGYLGKNWGMLLGALYFIMLVIWVFVYSTAITNDSASFLQSFGVTKELLSNNPFYGLALICILVALASRGENLLFKISTLMVLTKLGVVALLGLMMVDKWDMNNIGTIPAAGDWMKDAIIMLPFTLTSILFIQSLSPMVISYRSREKSIEVARFKAMRAMNIAFGILFVVVFFYAVSFTLAMGHDQAVKASEENISALAMVAQGVPGPTLKLLSLTLNIFAVMTAYFGVYLGFREACQGLAMNVLRRVMPEDKIDSKKVGYGIMIFTILLSWSAIVLNAPVLSFTSICSPIFGMVGCLIPAYLVYQVPALHKYKGVGLYVIIATGILLCISPFLAFA
- the der gene encoding ribosome biogenesis GTPase Der, with the protein product MIPVVALVGRPNVGKSTLFNRLTRTRDALVADFPGLTRDRKYGRAYLSGYEFIVVDTGGIDGTEEGIETKMAEQSLAAIEEADVVLFLCDARAGLTAADIGIAQHLRSRQKVTFVVANKVDGIDADSACAEFWALGLGEVYHMAAAQGRGVTNMIEYSLAPYAEAMGIVRDEDSEEQANERFYTEEEAEAEQAKLQDLPIKLAIIGKPNVGKSTLTNRILGEERVVVYDEPGTTRDSIYIPLARDDREYIIIDTAGVRRRSKVHETIEKFSVIKTLKAVEDANVVLLVIDAREGIAEQDLGLLGFVLNAGRALVIAINKWDGIDQNIKERVKTELDRRLGFIDFARIHFISALHGTGVGHLFESINEAYDSATKRVGTAMLTRIMQMAQDDHQPPMVNSRRVKLKYAHAGGYNPPIVVIHGNQVNKLPDSYKRYMMNYYRRSLKVVGTPIQLRFHEGANPFEGKIDKLTMSQERRRKRTLSMIKNKKS